The Tessaracoccus aquimaris sequence CGTCGCGATCTTCTCGGCCGCTCGCTCGATGTCGGCGTCGGCCAGCACGATGGTCGGCCCGTTGCCGCCGAGTTCGAGGAAGCTCGGCTTGCCGACGGCGGCGATCTGCACCGCGTTGCCGACCGGGGTGGAGCCGGTGAAGCCGACGGCGTCGACACCCGGGTGCGAGGCGAGCGCCTGCCCGACGACCGGCCCGTCTCCCGTGATGAAGTTCAGCGCGCCTGCCGGCCACAGGCCCGCGATGATCTGGGCGAGCAGAGCGTGCGTCGAGTTCACCGACGGCGCCCCGACCCACACCATGGTGTTGCCCGCCGCAAGGCCCGGCCCGAAGTAGTACTGCGTCGCGATCCCGAGCGGGAAGTTCCACGGCGTGAGGATGCCGTAGACGCCGCGCGGCCGGCGGACGGTGAGGAGCCGCTTGCCCGGCGTCGACAGGGGGTAGTGCGCCTCGGTCAGCCAGCGCGCCTGCCCTCCTGCTGCCTCGAGGGCCGCCGCGCTCGCCTCGACCTCGCCGGGCGCGTCGCCGTGGTAGGTCTTGCCGTGTTCCAGCGCCAGCAGGTCGGCGAACTCGGACGCGTGCGCCCGGATCGACGCCGCGGTGGCGCGCAGCAGGTCGCCGCGCTCGTCCAGCGTCAGGGCGGCGACCGCGGGAAGTGCGGCGCGCGCTGCGGCGACGGCGAGGTCGACGTCCTCCGGGGTGCCGAGCAGGATCTCCGAGACGGCGTCGCCCTTGGACGGTGAGGTGTAGGTCCTGGTCTCGCGGCGCGGCGAGTGCTGCCGGCCCGCGATCAGCATCTGGGGGTGGTGGAGGGTCATGGTTCAGGTCCTTTCGAGGTGGTGATCGACGGCGAGGAGGGTCTCGACGGCCCGGTCCGCGTCGTCGGTGGTGGAGTAGAGATGGAAGCCGATCCGGAGGCGGCCGAGCCGGATCGCCGCGCGGAGCCCGGCGGCCTCGAGCGCCTCGGCGACGGGGTGCGGGTCGCGCAGCGGGACGGACACGATCGGCGAGGCGACCTCGGTGGGGAGCGTCGCGACGCCGCCCTCCGCCAGGGCGTCGGAGAGGCGCGCGGCAAGGCCGGTCGCGTGGGACTCGATCAGTGCTGGGTCGAGGCTCTCGAGCAGTTCGAGCCCGCACTCCGCACCCGCCCAACTGAGCCAACTCGGGGACTGGCTCAGCCCGTGCCCGCCCGGCAACGGCTCCGCGGGGAAGCCGTAGGAGCCGCGCCCGCTGGGCGTCATGCCGTAGGGGCTGGCAGCGAAGATCGGTGGCAGCGCGAGGCCCTCGGCCACGTAGACGTAGCCGGTGCCCCTGGCCGACAGGAGGCCCTTGTAGCCGGCGACCGCCAACGCGGCGAGCCGCCGGGCGTGGCAGCCGAGGCCGACGATGCCCGCCGACTGGGTCGCGTCGACCACGACCTGGGCGCCGACCGCCTCTGCGGCGTCGAGCACCCGCTCCAGGTCGACCCGCTCGCCGGTGGCCGAGGAGATCGACGACAGCGCCACCACGCCGCAGCCCTTCGAGATGGCCCGAATGAAGGTCTCGCTGGTGTAGGGGCCGGCGACCCGTCTGACGCGGTCCCCGAAGGCGGCGCTCGCGGGCAGCGCGATCGACTGGAACTCATCGTCGTGGAGCACGACATCGCCCTGGCGTCGGGCAAGGGCGACGAACACCCCGGCCAGCGGCGGCACGACCGACGAGGTCGTCCCGACGAGGCGCTCCGGCACGCCCGCCATCCTGGCCCAGCGCTGCCTGGAGCGCTCCATGTCGGCCTCCCAGCGGGAGTAGTGGACGCCCGCGACGGCCCACGCGTCGAGGGCCTCCCTCGTCGCGGCGACCGTCGCGATGGTCGGCAGCCCCATGCTCGGGTGTCAAGGTAGCCGGATGGCACCGTGAACCGGTCGCGCACGTCGAGGGAGGTCATGGTCAGATCTGTTCCACGTCCTCCGGCACCCCGGAGTCGACCGAGCGCAGGATGGCGTCGTTGACGGCGACGTCGCGCAACGCCTCCTCGACGGTGATGACGAACGGCTTGTCGTGCGCGACGGCGTCGACGAAGTGGGCGACCTCCGCGGCCAGGTCGCCGCCGATCAGCCCGTTGACCTCGGGCCAGTGGAGCGCGTCCGGCAGTTCGAATGCGTCCTTGCCGTAGATCTTCATGCCGTGGTCGCGCACGTCGATCTCGACGATGCCCTCGGTTCCGAACAGTTCGAGGCGGCCGTCGATCTGCACCGGGGTGTCCTCGGGGCGGGTCCAGCCGTTGAACAGTTCGCCGACGCCGCCGTTGGCGAGGTCGACGACCGACAAGATGGCGTCCTCAGACTCGACGCCGAGCGATGGCATCAGCTTGCGAACCGCGCGCGAGTAGACGCGGGTGATGGGCTGTCCGGTGATCCACTGCACGGCGTCGACGTCGTGGATGCCGACGTAGAACAGCACGCTGGAGGAGCCGTTCATCCGGGTGCCGACGGCGCGACTGGCGATCCTGCCCGCCTTGAAGTGCAGCGGTTCGCCGATCTTGCCGTCGCGTACCGCGGCGGCGGCGCCCGCGTAGCGGGGGTCGAACCGCATGATCTGCCCGACCATCAGCCGGGCGCCGCCCTCCTCGGCGGCCGCGGCGATCCGGCGGGCCACCTCGAGGGTGTGGGCCATCGGCTTCTCGAGCAGCACTGGCTTGCCCGCGCGGAGGATCTCGACGGCGGCGTCCTCGTGCAGTTTGTCCGGAAGAGCCACGATGAACGCGTCGACCGTCCCGCCCGCGAGCGCCTCGGCGACCGACGGGAGGTAGGCGACGCCCAGGCCTTCGGCGACCGGACGGCCGACCGTCTCGTTCAGGTCGACGACGCCGACCAGCGTCGCCGCGGTCGACTCCTTGACGGTGCGCGCGTGCAGCTCGCCCATGAAGCCGGCCCCGACCACTGCGATGTTGAGGGACATGGGTTTCCTTTCGGTAGGGTTCTCAGGCGCTTTCGCGCTTGTCGAGGAAGCGGATGGCGGCGTCGATCATCACGGCGCCGACGATGGTGACGCCCTTGAAGAAGTTGACGCTCTCCGCGCTGACGCCGAGCACGACGAGGCTCGTCGAGATCAGCGAGATGATGACGGCGCCCGTGATGGTGCCGATGACGGAGCCCTTGCCTCCGAAGAGGCTGGTGCCGCCGATGATGGTCGCCGCGAAGGCGTCGAGCAGCAGGTTGGTGTTGGCGATGTTGGTGTCGACGATCTGCACCTTGGCGACCAGCAGGATCGCCGTCAGCGCGACCATCAGGCCCCCGAACAGGTAGACGAGCAGGGTCTGGCTGAGCACCGGGGCGCCCCGTGCGGCCATCGCGTGCTTGTTCGACCCGAGCCCGTAGGTGTAGAGCCCGAACCGGGACCAGCGGGCCAGGGCGGCGACGGCCACCGCGATCAACGCCGCGACGATCACCAGCAGCGGGATGCCGAGGGGTCGGACGCTGCCGAGCCCGGACAGCACCGGGTCGTTGATGATCACCGTGCCCTGCTTGCCGAGCAGCAGCACGATGCCCTGCACGGCCGCCATGGTCGCGAGCGTCGCGATGAACGGGGGCATCGCGAGGACCGAGACGAGCAACCCGTTGATGAGGCCGAGCGCGAGGCCGGCCGCGATGCACATCAGCAGGGTCACGACCAGCGGTTGGCCCTGCTGGATGCCGCCGCCGAGCACCAGGGCGCACATCGCCACCCCGAAGCCCGCCGACAGGTCGAGCCCGCCGGCGATCAGGATCCACATCGCGCCGAGGCCGAGCACCGCGATGGGCACTGCGTTGAGCGCGATGTTGACGAGGTTGTTGGGGCTGATGGTCACGGGGTTGATCAGCGCCACCCCGATCAGCAGCAGGATCAGCAGCAGTTGCGGCGCGAACCGCACGATGAGGGCGCGGACCCGCTCCCCTGCCGGGGCGGCGGGCGTCGCGCGCGTGGCGGCAACGGCACTCACTTCGACTCCTTCTCGTCGGCCTGGATGACCTCTGCCACCAGGCGTTCGCCCTCTTCACCGAAGGCGTCTTGCATGACCCGCTCCTCCGTCACGCCGCCGGGATGTTCGGCGACGGT is a genomic window containing:
- a CDS encoding ABC transporter permease, which codes for MSAVAATRATPAAPAGERVRALIVRFAPQLLLILLLIGVALINPVTISPNNLVNIALNAVPIAVLGLGAMWILIAGGLDLSAGFGVAMCALVLGGGIQQGQPLVVTLLMCIAAGLALGLINGLLVSVLAMPPFIATLATMAAVQGIVLLLGKQGTVIINDPVLSGLGSVRPLGIPLLVIVAALIAVAVAALARWSRFGLYTYGLGSNKHAMAARGAPVLSQTLLVYLFGGLMVALTAILLVAKVQIVDTNIANTNLLLDAFAATIIGGTSLFGGKGSVIGTITGAVIISLISTSLVVLGVSAESVNFFKGVTIVGAVMIDAAIRFLDKRESA
- a CDS encoding Gfo/Idh/MocA family protein, translated to MSLNIAVVGAGFMGELHARTVKESTAATLVGVVDLNETVGRPVAEGLGVAYLPSVAEALAGGTVDAFIVALPDKLHEDAAVEILRAGKPVLLEKPMAHTLEVARRIAAAAEEGGARLMVGQIMRFDPRYAGAAAAVRDGKIGEPLHFKAGRIASRAVGTRMNGSSSVLFYVGIHDVDAVQWITGQPITRVYSRAVRKLMPSLGVESEDAILSVVDLANGGVGELFNGWTRPEDTPVQIDGRLELFGTEGIVEIDVRDHGMKIYGKDAFELPDALHWPEVNGLIGGDLAAEVAHFVDAVAHDKPFVITVEEALRDVAVNDAILRSVDSGVPEDVEQI
- a CDS encoding aminotransferase class V-fold PLP-dependent enzyme, yielding MGLPTIATVAATREALDAWAVAGVHYSRWEADMERSRQRWARMAGVPERLVGTTSSVVPPLAGVFVALARRQGDVVLHDDEFQSIALPASAAFGDRVRRVAGPYTSETFIRAISKGCGVVALSSISSATGERVDLERVLDAAEAVGAQVVVDATQSAGIVGLGCHARRLAALAVAGYKGLLSARGTGYVYVAEGLALPPIFAASPYGMTPSGRGSYGFPAEPLPGGHGLSQSPSWLSWAGAECGLELLESLDPALIESHATGLAARLSDALAEGGVATLPTEVASPIVSVPLRDPHPVAEALEAAGLRAAIRLGRLRIGFHLYSTTDDADRAVETLLAVDHHLERT